The genomic DNA TGGATGTagtatgaataaatataaaactttACACGTTTCACATATTTAACATGATTTATTTACTGACAGTGTTGTTTTAGGTATTGTACCCTAAATAACAAGAGAACAATACAGAACGTACAACAAACCAGTTTTCTTTGGAATTTGGTAAGTCCAAAAATACCTGTGTCATTACTGATCTCTCCTTCAGCGCATGGTATACAGTCGAAACAGCAGATCGGCCTTCCTTTCTGTCCAGCTTTCCTGGTGCCTGGAGGACAGCTCTCACTGCACACAGACCTGGGCTTCTGATATGAACACAAACTTCATTTAACATCTCCATTATTACTTCTTAAACtgtaattaagtaaaaaaatttaaatgaatgtttttcACACCTCAGCTTTTCCTCCAGCCCAAACTATGTCACGTTCATCTAGGACAAACTGCTGTCCAGGGGGCAAAGAGGCATCATAATAGCCCACTACCTTAAACTGCACCCCTCCATCAGGTCCTCGCTGCCAGTTCACCACTTCATACTTTGCAGCTGTTGCCCCAGTGCTATCAAACCACACATGGTCTCCTGATTTAGTGGTAAAATTCACCTTTTTCAGATATTCAGTGACCTAGGAGGAGggaaaaactattttatatataaaagcaaataatacgAATACAAATACGAAtcttttattgtcattgcacattgtacttgtacacttgcacaacgaaattggaatacaacccccccccttccccctcgGTACAAGGaaaaaacagcaaacaataaaaagtactatatacaaatatgaatataaaaatataaaacagtatttaaacaaaaagaaGCAGAACCGGAGCTATTGCACATGTCCtattcaaattaaattaaataagaagTTGCACATGTCCCATTTAAAGTGAAATTGCACAATACCCATTGAATGATGCATATTTGTGTCACGTTTGTGGTTAACAGAGCTATGGCCCTGTTGTAAAAACTGTCTCTTAGTCTATTAGTCCTTGTTTTTATTTGCCTGTACCGTCTACCCGAGGGCAGCAGTTCGAACAGTCGGTACCCTGGGTGTGTGCagtcttttttaattttgtgtgcccTCCTGAGACAGCGGGTGCTGTAGAGCTCCTTTagtgatgggagagggtgcccaatGATTTTCTGATTTTCTAATCTTTGGTCCCCTGAAAATTTATTTAGCCCCTATACTTTCCCTTGTCTCAGATTGCACAGTTAGAATATACTGTAGTGAAGTACAGTCATATTTAGGTCAACTTGATCAATGAAATTATATTAGATTGAGCAAATTATATCCTCAAGTGTTCTAATTAGAGCCCTGGTTCTATTTTACAAGACCTGTTCATCACCATAAATTGGACAAATGTATGATTTAACTATTAAAACTCTAGTAAATTTTACCAATTCAAACTAATGTCACTTTTTCATGTTTGGATTATTTTATTACCTGTAAAGGTTGTATTTTCTGGCCTTTCATACAACTCTGGTTCTCTGTACATCTGAGCAGGCTGTGTAGAGAATGTGCCATGGCATAAATTGCATTGTAGATATTATTTGCAAATCTAAGTTCAGAGATATCATCATTGTAGTTTTTAAAGGGAATCATTTCCTCGTATCTGCTGCAGTCGATTTTTTTTGTCTCTGAACAAGGAAAAGCTGTTTCCCAAAACTCAGTGAGAACATACTCAGGAAAACCAGCAATGTTGAGTTTTCCCACATCAAATCCGAGGGATCCAATCAGGACATTGTAACTTGCTGGGGTTGCGAGATTGACAGCAGTGATCCATGATTCTACACCAATCATCTGGTAGCCTGTCACATTATTTAGAATCAGCTGGTCTATCAGGATGTTCATCTCAACTTGGGCAAGAAACAGAATGACTACTCTTGCCGTCCCTTTCTTAATGATGTCTGCAACGCTCATGATTTTGGCAAATTCTGATCGGTCAAACTTCTCAGAATACTCCACACATATTCCCTCCTCTCTAGCTGCATTTCGAAAAATGGCCATTCCGTTGTTGCCGTAGTCATTGTCACTGTTCACAGCTCCCACCCAAGACCAGCCGAAGTGCTTCAGCAAATAAGCCAGCGCTCTGCACTGGTAGTAATCACTCGCTACAGTCCTGAAGAAATATGGGTATTCTGTTCTGCTGCTTAAACATTCACATGTGGCACCATGACTTATCTGAGTAGGAAAGAAAAATGTGGTGTACACATGATTACTGATTTTCACTGATAGagattcattttaaatgtacaataacaaaACTTACTCActataataatagaataatgcacattgtttattttatttttttccttttaatacaacaaaccttaaaaataataatttggtaACATGGCATGGTCTCCTAACTGCTCGCTGGTGATTATGATTCTAAATGACTACGTGACTGGTAACTTTTTACTGCATCCATAACTAATCGGCTGGTTttactgcacacattacacattctGTATTTTAATGGTCTCCTTAATCTTAGTGACTACCCTGCAAAAAAGAGGCTATTGCTTCAAATCAGCACCTTAAAGCTGGAATGTGGTTTGTCACTTAATAAATAAGcaatgaaaaacaagaaaacaggcCTCTTTCTTGTGCAGcagtatttctctacatgcttttagTGTATGTACATTTGTGACCCCATTAGGTTTTATCATATTATAAAAGAAAatccttaatagactttaaggCCTTGTTTTCCAATCAACTGGTCACAAATGCAGTAACTATATGAACAATTCATAGTTTAACTGAAGCATTTTAAGATTATAACCTTAATACAGGGTCAGTAAATGATTCTTACCACTGGGATCTTGAACGGTCCTGTAGTTCTTGTGAGTACTATAGTAGGAGAAGACTCAGATTCCCCAATAATGGCTTGTACTACCGCTTGTCCAGAGCAGGTTCCATCTGCTGttaggtcctgaccattcattAAAGCCATGGCAGCCTTCATGGATAATAATCTTGTACCACAGTTGTCATAAATCCTGTAACCAATCGATATATTTGGGAGCAAGCTGCTGCTTCGATTGATTTCCTCAATCACAAAAGTCATGGTCTGAGCAAAGCGTAATTCTCGGAGATTAAATCTGTTGAAATATGTAACCAGAGACAAGTGAACA from Trichomycterus rosablanca isolate fTriRos1 chromosome 11, fTriRos1.hap1, whole genome shotgun sequence includes the following:
- the LOC134322970 gene encoding extracellular calcium-sensing receptor-like, with protein sequence MENGVNTHMSDQTDQKRAELIYKTQNVVAVQYSCSTSSGTALVMYFHLLLLSLNLVKADNCKILDDPASPLLSKDGDVIIGALFSIHSGIEVPSLSYTEKPPPFICTRFNLRELRFAQTMTFVIEEINRSSSLLPNISIGYRIYDNCGTRLLSMKAAMALMNGQDLTADGTCSGQAVVQAIIGESESSPTIVLTRTTGPFKIPVISHGATCECLSSRTEYPYFFRTVASDYYQCRALAYLLKHFGWSWVGAVNSDNDYGNNGMAIFRNAAREEGICVEYSEKFDRSEFAKIMSVADIIKKGTARVVILFLAQVEMNILIDQLILNNVTGYQMIGVESWITAVNLATPASYNVLIGSLGFDVGKLNIAGFPEYVLTEFWETAFPCSETKKIDCSRYEEMIPFKNYNDDISELRFANNIYNAIYAMAHSLHSLLRCTENQSCMKGQKIQPLQVTEYLKKVNFTTKSGDHVWFDSTGATAAKYEVVNWQRGPDGGVQFKVVGYYDASLPPGQQFVLDERDIVWAGGKAEPRSVCSESCPPGTRKAGQKGRPICCFDCIPCAEGEISNDTDSNDCEQCPGEYWSNAERDKCVLKEIEYLSFTEVMGIVLLCFSLFGAALSVLVSILFLIKKDTPIVRANNSELSFLLLFSLTLCFLCSLTFIGRPSEWSCMLRHTAFGITFVLCISCVLGKTIVVLMAFRATLPGSNIMKWFGPPQQRLSVLAFTLIQVIICVLWLIISPPFPHKNMSYFKEKIILECSLGSAVGFWAVLGYIGILALLCFVLAFLARKLPDNFNEAKFITFSILIFCAVWITFIPAYVSSPGKFTVAVEIFAILASSFGLLFCIFTPKCYIILFKPELNTKKSLMGKTAAKTL